In the genome of Luteitalea pratensis, the window CGGGTGCCCTTCGCCAGGCCGAAACGACCATGCAGGGCGCCGCGGTGGGAACGCCGGATGCCTTTCCGCACGACCTGACGCGCGCCGAGGCGCTGCTTGCCGCCGGGCGCGCGGCCGATGCCGAGGCCGCCCTGAAGCAACTGGAAGCACTGCTGCCGGCGAGTGCTGATGCTGCTGATGCGCAGGCGCGACGCGACCGTATCCAGCTCCGCCTCGCCCAGGCGGCCTGCGCGCAGCGGCGCTGCGGTTTCGCACTCACGGCCCTGACCGATCTCGCCTCGCGGGGTGTAGGAGCGGGCGAGGCGCAATACCTGCTGGCCTCAGCCCTGCGCGACGAGGGACAGGCGGGACCGTACCGCGAGGCCATCGAGTCGCTGGCCGCTATCGCACCCGGCAGCCCCGCCGATCCGTGGGTGGAACGGGCCCTCAACGAGTACGGCACCTACCTGGTGAAGATGGATGCCGACGCCGACGCGGCGGCGATTTTCCGTCGCCTGTTCGATCGGCATCCGTCCGGCCGCTATGCGGAACGCGCCGCGTGGAAGTACGGCTGGTCGAGCTATCGCGGCCGGCAGTTCGACGAAGCGATACGCGTCTTCGAACTCGCCGCGTCGACCATCCCACGCGCCAATACCCGGCCTGCCTGGCTCTACTGGGCCGGCCGATCGCGCGAACAGCGCAAGGACGTCGACGGCGCCACGCGGGTGCTGACGCTCGCCGCGCTGGACTACTTCCACTCGTACTACGGACGCATTGCGTCCGAGGCGTTGACGCGCCTCGGAGCGCCCGTCCCGAGCGACCGCGCCGCCGTTGTTCCCGGGATCGTCCTCGCCGCGGTGGATGGCGGGGACCGCGACGCGTCTCCCGACGACGTGCAGGAGACCCGTGCCGACGATGCGACGATGGTGGCCACCGAGCCACCACCGAGCGCGGACCTGATCACGTGGCTCGTGTCCGCGGGCATGTTCGACGAGGCCATCGAGGAGATGCAGCACGCGCAGCGCGCGCATGGCCGCACCCCGAAGCTCGACGCGACCCTCGCCTGGGTGTACCGCCAGCAGGGGGAGATCCGTCCGGCCATCAACACGATGCGCCGGGCCTACCCGCAGTACCTGTCGGTCGAGGGCGACGCCCTGCCGCGCGAAATCCAGGAAGTGATCTTCCCGCTCGAATACATCCAGGTGATCAAGCGGTACGCGGCCCAGCACGGTCTCGACCCCTTCGTCGTCGCCGCCCTGATCGGGCAGGAGTCGTCATACGTCGCTGACGTCCGATCGCCGGCCAATGCGTGGGGACTGATGCAAATCCTGCCGTCAACGGGGCGGCAACTGGCCCGTGCCGAGGGCGTGCGGCGCTTCCGTACGCAGATGCTGACCGATCCGGAGACCAACGTGCGGCTCGGAACCCGACACTTCGCGGGGCTGGTCCGCAACCTCGGCGGGGTGCCGTACGCGCTCGCTGGCTACAATGCCGGCAGCGCCCGCGTCATTCGCTGGAAGGCCGAGCGGGGCCCCCTCGAGCAGGCCGAGTTCATCGACGACATCCCGTTTCCGGAAACACAGATCTACGTGAAGAAGATCCTCGGCACCGCCGTCGACTACCGCCGCCTCTACGGAAACGTGCTCGCGGAATAGCGCGCGCACCGCGCCAATGCCGCGATGCTGCAATGCCGGAATGTCGAGTGCAAGTGCTTTCGACATTCCAGCCTTTGAGCATTCCAGCATTATCCGAGAAACGCCCTGAACAGGCGTT includes:
- a CDS encoding lytic transglycosylase domain-containing protein, which translates into the protein MWLVTAGIAACVAAGLVTGRWWPRVSYSSRAAAQLAPTAHPPLPSRIEDAWLVPSDKERQRIAARPGVKTLRAAATAIRSGRFDEGAAALDGTRLDGTPLEPYVEYYRALVDLRLRRPAPARTRLSALRRSLSAGRLRQLALSAEAEAALSLDDAAGAAALLEELYPLLTKNRDVVLDQWATAARAAGRPQDATRLWLRLYYEFPTSDLAPGALRQAETTMQGAAVGTPDAFPHDLTRAEALLAAGRAADAEAALKQLEALLPASADAADAQARRDRIQLRLAQAACAQRRCGFALTALTDLASRGVGAGEAQYLLASALRDEGQAGPYREAIESLAAIAPGSPADPWVERALNEYGTYLVKMDADADAAAIFRRLFDRHPSGRYAERAAWKYGWSSYRGRQFDEAIRVFELAASTIPRANTRPAWLYWAGRSREQRKDVDGATRVLTLAALDYFHSYYGRIASEALTRLGAPVPSDRAAVVPGIVLAAVDGGDRDASPDDVQETRADDATMVATEPPPSADLITWLVSAGMFDEAIEEMQHAQRAHGRTPKLDATLAWVYRQQGEIRPAINTMRRAYPQYLSVEGDALPREIQEVIFPLEYIQVIKRYAAQHGLDPFVVAALIGQESSYVADVRSPANAWGLMQILPSTGRQLARAEGVRRFRTQMLTDPETNVRLGTRHFAGLVRNLGGVPYALAGYNAGSARVIRWKAERGPLEQAEFIDDIPFPETQIYVKKILGTAVDYRRLYGNVLAE